The Nitrospirota bacterium genome includes a window with the following:
- a CDS encoding CBS domain-containing protein, giving the protein MDRTRTTPKKPRVSLDRSIERLRKQLADFTPYLGKGTPTRSLDEFDLETERLIADLLGETSESLEAYEYAEVGEAGGLVNMTDEAPEGTGMDSLRQSLLQRSRVLETCISELEARRSDEPKKHKTGRQVLTGPQVAEHMSFEIRNVSQDASLRDAGQLMQQWKLGSLLVTDRQSYVGFITDSILAREVVAKGLDPNTTLVKSCMRNPLVAIDGEKSILDAVRLMKNQATRHLAVTQDGAIIGVISVSNILRYYSGVM; this is encoded by the coding sequence ATGGACCGGACGCGCACCACTCCCAAGAAGCCACGAGTCTCTCTTGACCGCAGCATCGAGCGATTGCGCAAGCAACTCGCCGATTTCACGCCCTATCTGGGGAAGGGCACACCGACGCGCAGCCTGGATGAATTCGATCTGGAAACAGAGCGATTGATTGCCGATCTGCTGGGGGAGACCTCCGAGTCGTTGGAGGCCTACGAATATGCAGAGGTGGGCGAGGCTGGTGGATTGGTGAATATGACGGATGAGGCGCCGGAAGGCACTGGCATGGACAGCCTGCGGCAAAGCCTCTTGCAGCGGAGCCGGGTCTTAGAAACCTGTATCTCCGAGCTGGAAGCGCGCCGATCCGACGAACCCAAGAAACACAAGACGGGTCGGCAGGTCCTCACCGGCCCTCAGGTGGCCGAACACATGTCCTTCGAAATCAGGAATGTGTCGCAAGATGCCAGCCTGCGAGACGCGGGGCAGCTGATGCAGCAATGGAAGCTGGGTTCGCTTCTCGTGACGGATCGCCAGTCCTACGTGGGCTTCATCACCGATTCGATCCTGGCCCGCGAGGTCGTTGCCAAGGGGTTGGATCCCAATACGACGCTCGTTAAATCCTGTATGCGGAATCCGCTAGTGGCGATCGATGGCGAGAAGTCTATTCTTGATGCGGTACGGCTGATGAAGAACCAAGCCACGCGGCATCTGGCCGTGACTCAGGATGGAGCGATCATCGGCGTGATTTCTGTGAGCAACATTCTTCGATACTATTCGGGAGTGATGTAA
- a CDS encoding PilZ domain-containing protein produces MGNDSAGKDKFINFREHARLRIPVPFTCSIARKGVTRWFSKDSLGIGVVYDVSMKGARVSSEASIKPGDQVMVTLQLPKQLAPVAVERATVRWAKEQTFGLEFMHLTFTGALQLKRFIALHAIPSV; encoded by the coding sequence ATGGGAAACGACAGCGCAGGTAAAGACAAGTTCATCAACTTTCGCGAGCATGCCAGGCTCCGCATCCCCGTCCCCTTTACCTGTTCAATCGCTCGAAAAGGCGTGACACGCTGGTTCAGCAAGGACAGCCTTGGTATCGGCGTAGTCTACGACGTCTCGATGAAGGGAGCCCGCGTGTCGAGCGAAGCCTCCATCAAACCGGGCGATCAGGTGATGGTGACCTTGCAGCTACCCAAACAGCTCGCACCGGTCGCCGTTGAACGCGCCACGGTCCGCTGGGCGAAGGAACAGACATTCGGATTGGAATTCATGCATCTGACGTTCACGGGTGCCTTGCAACTCAAGCGATTTATCGCACTTCACGCCATACCTTCCGTTTAG
- a CDS encoding SulP family inorganic anion transporter, producing the protein MSLIHGLSFKHLRGDLYGGLVAAVVALPLALAFGVASGAGATAGLYGAIFVGLFAALFGGTPAQVSGPTGPMTVVMAGLIAQFGQEPSLAFTAVILGGGLQILLGLSGVGQYITLMPYPVISGFMSGIGMIIIILQAGPLVGHAAQSGGVLTTLVMLPSFVAHPIVDALVLGLVSLACVYGTPERLGKIVPPPLLALLAGTILGVVAFPGAPVIGPIPTNFPLQVLPSLHLDAVKVVIGQAIVLAVLGSIDSLLTSLVCDNMTRTRHDSNRELIGQGIGNAVAGFFGGLPGAGATMRSVVNIRTGGRTPISGSFHALILLVVLLGLGPLAERIPLAVLAGILVKVGVDIIDWRFLKHAVQAPRADVTIMVVVCGMTVLADLIMAVAVGLVLASVLFVKRMADLELMNLRVITDRTGESSLTEEEAAVLGRHEGQIILIHIDGPMSFGSAKDMVRRLEGVSRWSSFRVVVLDLSDVPAIDGTAALAVEDMIRMAQSYHQHLVLVGMQPVVTKVLSGLGVLQLLPPDHHHARRLDALRHAAQLAAPTSEQPHPPSGLR; encoded by the coding sequence GTGTCCTTGATCCACGGCCTGTCCTTCAAACATCTTCGCGGTGATCTCTACGGCGGTCTCGTGGCGGCGGTGGTCGCGTTGCCGTTGGCGCTGGCCTTCGGGGTGGCATCCGGAGCCGGTGCGACCGCCGGGCTCTATGGCGCGATCTTCGTCGGACTCTTCGCCGCGCTGTTCGGCGGGACTCCGGCCCAGGTGTCCGGTCCCACCGGCCCGATGACCGTCGTCATGGCCGGGCTCATTGCGCAATTCGGACAGGAGCCGTCGCTGGCCTTTACCGCCGTCATCTTGGGGGGAGGCTTGCAGATTCTCCTTGGCCTGAGCGGCGTCGGCCAATACATCACCCTGATGCCCTATCCCGTGATTTCAGGATTCATGAGCGGGATCGGCATGATCATCATCATCCTTCAGGCCGGTCCGCTCGTCGGTCATGCGGCTCAATCGGGGGGAGTGCTCACCACGCTGGTCATGCTGCCATCGTTTGTGGCCCATCCTATCGTGGATGCGCTGGTGCTCGGTCTGGTCTCGTTGGCCTGTGTCTACGGCACACCGGAGCGGCTCGGAAAGATTGTCCCGCCACCCTTGCTCGCGTTGCTCGCAGGCACGATCCTGGGTGTTGTCGCCTTTCCAGGCGCGCCCGTCATCGGACCGATCCCGACCAATTTCCCTCTACAGGTCCTTCCCAGTCTGCATCTCGATGCGGTCAAGGTGGTGATCGGCCAAGCCATCGTGCTGGCGGTCCTTGGCAGTATCGATAGTCTGCTGACATCGTTGGTCTGCGACAACATGACCCGCACCCGCCACGATTCCAATCGCGAGTTGATCGGGCAGGGGATCGGCAACGCTGTGGCCGGTTTTTTCGGGGGGTTGCCGGGCGCCGGCGCCACGATGCGCTCCGTCGTGAATATTCGCACCGGCGGGCGGACGCCCATCTCGGGATCGTTCCATGCTCTGATCCTGCTGGTGGTGCTCCTCGGGCTCGGGCCCTTGGCGGAACGGATTCCACTTGCGGTCTTGGCCGGCATCCTTGTCAAAGTCGGCGTCGACATCATCGATTGGCGCTTCCTCAAACATGCCGTCCAAGCGCCTCGCGCGGATGTGACGATCATGGTGGTGGTCTGCGGCATGACCGTCTTAGCGGACCTGATTATGGCCGTGGCGGTCGGCCTGGTGTTGGCCAGTGTGCTGTTTGTGAAACGGATGGCGGATCTTGAATTGATGAACCTCCGGGTGATCACCGACCGGACGGGGGAATCCTCGCTCACCGAAGAGGAAGCCGCCGTACTCGGGCGCCACGAGGGCCAGATCATTCTCATCCATATCGACGGTCCGATGAGTTTTGGCTCAGCCAAGGATATGGTCCGTCGCCTTGAAGGCGTGTCGCGGTGGAGCAGTTTCCGGGTCGTCGTGCTGGACCTTTCAGATGTCCCGGCCATCGATGGCACGGCGGCTCTGGCGGTGGAGGACATGATTCGCATGGCCCAGTCCTATCACCAGCATCTGGTGCTCGTAGGGATGCAGCCAGTCGTGACCAAGGTGCTGTCGGGGCTCGGTGTGTTGCAGTTGTTGCCGCCGGACCATCACCATGCCAGACGGCTCGATGCGCTCCGGCATGCGGCGCAACTGGCCGCGCCGACTTCCGAACAACCGCATCCCCCCTCAGGCCTGCGCTAG
- a CDS encoding DUF2892 domain-containing protein has protein sequence MNQKRRIHDAVVGIVVTAGVALGHYVSAHWLILPVVIGVTLIQSGITGFCPVYFLLDRLLPSEGAAGSSSCCAK, from the coding sequence ATGAACCAGAAGAGACGCATTCACGATGCAGTCGTGGGAATTGTCGTGACGGCTGGAGTCGCGTTGGGACATTACGTCAGCGCCCATTGGCTGATTCTGCCGGTGGTGATCGGTGTCACGCTGATTCAGAGCGGGATCACGGGTTTTTGCCCGGTCTACTTCCTGCTCGACCGTCTCCTTCCCTCCGAGGGCGCAGCTGGCTCGTCCAGTTGCTGCGCCAAGTAA